Proteins co-encoded in one Garra rufa chromosome 21, GarRuf1.0, whole genome shotgun sequence genomic window:
- the gpr65 gene encoding G protein-coupled receptor 65, with protein sequence MAYLCCLEMNTTDELTNASSLNESDCYPSENSENMVFVALHLTVILIGIPSNSFFLFVSYRLIRQKNELGVYLFNLALSDLLFIMCLPVWVQFTIHDNWLYGKMTCVVCVFLLFTNFYTSTVLLSCIAVDRYIAIVHPLKFCTFRKRKTALRVSIAAWTFTVLFNAMTVHPDSVYYEDTYYNYSICLDLFPMPQAQKLVNIARFVVGFLIPALVVGFCYWRICLDVKRNQTLGSMERRHVFRLLGSILLTLYLCFGPVHVMMVLRVLLEYCPYPSWLFFGHKVSVFLATLNCLADPLLYGFTSKTGQASASNMLLILRRNWKKEHQKEMEQQNNQILKNGTGTVQITEAPFRSEFSTGR encoded by the exons ATGGCGTACTTATG CTGCCTTGAGATGAACACAACAGACGAACTGACGAACGCCTCCAGCCTGAACGAATCAGACTGCTACCCATCTGAAAATTCTGAGAATATGGTATTCGTAGCCCTGCATCTGACTGTAATCCTGATCGGTATCCCATCCAACAGCTTCTTCCTGTTTGTGTCGTATCGGCTCATCCGTCAGAAGAACGAGCTGGGCGTCTATCTGTTTAACCTGGCTCTCTCGGATCTCTTGTTTATCATGTGTTTACCAGTGTGGGTTCAATTCACAATTCACGACAACTGGCTTTATGGCAAGATGACATGTGTCGTTTGTGTTTTCCTGCTCTTCACAAACTTCTACACCAGCACCGTACTTCTGAGCTGCATCGCGGTGGATCGCTACATAGCCATCGTTCACCCGCTCAAATTCTGCACTTTTAGAAAACGCAAGACTGCACTCAGAGTGAGTATTGCAGCTTGGACTTTTACTGTCCTATTCAATGCAATGACCGTGCATCCAGACAGTGTCTACTATGAGGATACGTACTATAACTACTCAATCTGCTTGGATTTATTTCCTATGCCCCAAGCACAAAAATTGGTCAACATTGCTCGTTTTGTAGTAGGCTTCCTCATTCCAGCATTGGTGGTGGGTTTCTGTTATTGGCGGATATGTTTGGATGTGAAGAGAAACCAAACTCTTGGGTCAATGGAACGCCGGCACGTCTTCAGGCTTCTTGGAAGCATTTTGTTGactctttatttgtgttttgggCCTGTGCACGTCATGATGGTTTTGAGGGTTTTGCTGGAGTATTGTCCGTATCCCAGTTGGCTCTTCTTCGGACATAAGGTCAGCGTCTTCCTCGCGACGCTCAACTGTTTGGCCGATCCGCTCCTGTACGGCTTCACAAGCAAAACGGGTCAAGCCAGTGCTTCAAACATGTTACTCATTCTCAGAAGAAACTGGAAGAAAGAGCATCAAAAAGAGATGGAACAACAAAACAACCAAATCCTTAAAAATGGTACTGGTACTGTTCAGATCACAGAAGCACCCTTTAGGTCTGAATTCAGCACTGGCCGCTAG
- the LOC141296241 gene encoding ovarian cancer G-protein coupled receptor 1-like, whose translation MDLNASQNSTCAHGNSVERYMYPTAYSVFFIIGFPANCLSLYVAWVLMKKGNNLAVYLINLSVGDLLYILTLPVWIMMALGYAVDDSLCSIIAVVMFNSFYVGSGFLCWISVDRYLAIVFPLHFARVREVRTAVLVSAIVWLVEIVLHLGFLTYTKDILNFSARRMCEEPMVMSAAAADVAITRTVLGFFIPVFIMSFCFEEINRALKKSTSTVVSERRKVCRLLFSLLFTYLLAFTPFQVVMFIRGLTEPGNCSVAQNLRDVYMVFVATTTINSVLDPILYCLISDSAKTEMKKLFKICGVNVVKIYSSMVKA comes from the coding sequence ATGGACCTGAACGCTTCTCAAAACTCGACCTGTGCACATGGAAACTCAGTGGAGCGGTACATGTATCCAACAGCTTACTCAGTGTTCTTCATCATTGGATTTCCAGCAAACTGTCTGTCCCTGTATGTGGCTTGGGTTCTGATGAAGAAGGGCAATAATTTAGCGGTTTATCTGATTAATTTGTCCGTCGGAGATCTGCTGTATATCCTGACTCTACCTGTTTGGATCATGATGGCACTCGGGTATGCTGTGGATGACAGTCTGTGCAGCATTATAGCGGTGGTCATGTTCAACAGCTTCTATGTGGGTTCAGGGTTTCTGTGCTGGATCTCAGTGGACCGATATTTAGCCATCGTGTTTCCGCTGCACTTCGCACGCGTGCGAGAGGTCAGAACCGCCGTATTGGTGAGCGCAATCGTATGGCTGGTGGAGATTGTGCTTCATCTGGGTTTTCTAACCTACACAAAGGATATCTTGAACTTTTCAGCCAGACGTATGTGCGAGGAGCCGATGGTAATGAGCGCCGCCGCCGCCGACGTGGCCATCACACGCACGGTCCTGGGATTTTTCATTCCTGTGTTCATTATGAGCTTCTGCTTTGAAGAGATCAACAGGGCGCTGAAGAAAAGCACATCCACTGTGGTCAGCGAACGGAGAAAAGTCTGCCGCCTTCTCTTCTCTCTACTTTTCACCTACTTGTTGGCTTTTACGCCCTTCCAGGTGGTGATGTTCATTAGGGGACTGACGGAGCCTGGAAACTGCAGCGTCGCGCAGAATCTCAGAGACGTTTACATGGTGTTCGTGGCCACGACGACAATAAACAGCGTTTTAGACCCCATCCTTTATTGTCTCATAAGTGACAGTgccaaaactgaaatgaaaaaacTTTTTAAGATCTGTGGAGTAAATGTCGTTAAGATTTATTCATCTATGGTGAAAGCCTGA